A genomic window from Cryobacterium sp. SO2 includes:
- the priA gene encoding bifunctional 1-(5-phosphoribosyl)-5-((5-phosphoribosylamino)methylideneamino)imidazole-4-carboxamide isomerase/phosphoribosylanthranilate isomerase PriA has translation MSEFTKTPKLVLLPAVDVADGKAVRLTQGEAGTETNYGDPMDAALDWANQGAEWIHLVDLDAAFGRGNNTSVLKKVIKQLRGVNVELSGGIRDDRSLEAALGTGVKRINLGTAALENPEWAASVIAQYGDAIAVGLDVRGTTLAARGWTKDGGDLWQVLERLEEAGCTRYVVTDVTKDGTLKGPNIELLREVMERTHRPVIASGGIASLDDIAALRELVPLGLEGAIVGKALYAGAFTLAEALDVSGA, from the coding sequence ATGAGCGAGTTCACCAAGACCCCGAAACTGGTCCTCCTGCCGGCCGTCGACGTGGCGGACGGCAAGGCCGTGCGTCTCACCCAGGGTGAGGCCGGCACCGAGACCAACTACGGCGACCCGATGGATGCCGCACTCGACTGGGCGAACCAGGGCGCAGAATGGATCCACCTCGTCGACCTCGACGCCGCCTTCGGCCGGGGCAACAACACGAGCGTGCTCAAGAAGGTCATCAAGCAGCTCCGCGGCGTGAACGTTGAGCTGTCCGGCGGCATCCGTGACGACAGGTCACTGGAGGCGGCCCTCGGCACCGGAGTCAAGCGCATCAACCTGGGCACGGCGGCGCTGGAGAACCCGGAGTGGGCCGCCAGTGTCATCGCGCAGTACGGCGACGCGATCGCGGTCGGCCTGGACGTGCGCGGCACGACGCTCGCCGCCCGCGGCTGGACCAAGGACGGCGGCGACCTCTGGCAGGTGCTCGAGCGCCTCGAGGAAGCCGGCTGCACCCGCTACGTCGTCACCGACGTCACCAAGGACGGCACCCTCAAGGGACCGAACATCGAACTGCTGCGCGAGGTCATGGAGCGCACCCACCGGCCTGTGATCGCATCCGGCGGCATCGCCAGCCTCGACGACATCGCGGCACTCCGCGAGCTCGTTCCCCTCGGCCTGGAAGGCGCGATCGTGGGCAAGGCCCTCTACGCGGGCGCCTTCACCCTCGCCGAGGCGCTGGATGTCTCCGGCGCGTAA
- a CDS encoding SseB family protein → MSPARNLGSTGRPNASAGDSGDQTGDSAGQAWAGRSLGDTEFADDDGLAPAALLDALGRFRARELGEEGVVDALRSARLLIPLVTALGGDDGSPADLGPHGLRVDKTQELSIITVAGPDGRAVLPVFSSAATMQAWNADARPVPADAVRVALAAAQEDTDLVVLDPTADTEFVVRRPALWAIAQSAPWTPSYASRQVAAAFEDSITSELAALSVSLTAGDPHARLAGPELIVRLELVDGLSRADLDATLARLAARWAADDVIATGVDSLRVQIVASA, encoded by the coding sequence ATGTCTCCGGCGCGTAACCTCGGCTCCACCGGCCGGCCCAACGCGTCCGCCGGCGACTCCGGCGACCAGACTGGGGACTCCGCCGGCCAAGCCTGGGCCGGCCGGTCGCTGGGCGACACCGAATTCGCCGACGACGACGGCCTCGCGCCAGCCGCACTCCTCGACGCGCTCGGCCGGTTCCGGGCCAGGGAACTCGGCGAGGAGGGTGTCGTCGACGCCCTCCGCTCGGCGCGGCTGCTCATCCCGCTGGTGACCGCGCTCGGCGGCGACGACGGGTCGCCCGCCGACCTCGGCCCGCACGGCCTCCGGGTCGACAAGACCCAGGAGCTCTCCATCATCACCGTCGCGGGGCCGGACGGCCGCGCCGTGCTGCCGGTGTTCTCCTCGGCGGCCACCATGCAGGCCTGGAACGCCGACGCCCGGCCGGTGCCCGCCGACGCGGTGCGGGTAGCCCTCGCCGCCGCCCAGGAGGACACCGACCTGGTGGTGCTCGACCCCACCGCCGACACCGAGTTCGTCGTGCGCCGGCCCGCGCTCTGGGCCATCGCCCAGTCCGCGCCGTGGACCCCCAGCTACGCCAGCCGCCAGGTCGCCGCCGCCTTCGAGGACTCCATCACGAGTGAACTGGCGGCGTTGTCGGTGAGCCTCACCGCCGGCGACCCGCACGCCCGGCTGGCCGGACCGGAGTTGATCGTGCGGCTCGAACTCGTCGACGGCCTCAGCCGCGCCGACCTCGATGCCACCCTCGCCCGTCTCGCCGCCCGCTGGGCAGCCGACGACGTGATCGCCACCGGGGTCGACTCCCTCCGCGTGCAAATCGTCGCCTCAGCCTGA